One part of the Chryseobacterium sp. 7 genome encodes these proteins:
- a CDS encoding prolyl oligopeptidase family serine peptidase, translating into MKIKLTICLLAFLNFYDAQENITYQKPSAEILKLADYQRPPSVLMNSKKDWVVFTYRPTYKTLEDLSQQEMKLGGLRINPVTNISSSTTYSNNLKIRKINDKNEIQVKNLPSNPKITYVSFSPDEKKLAFTNTTAKGVELWVVDLETASAKKITADNLNANLGMPYVWYNDSQNFLIRAIPQNRPALIDASKDLPTGPIVSTADGKVSQNRTYQDLLKNPQDEKNFETLTASEIYNVDLTGNLKKLKDQDMYAGLSFSPDGNYLMATTIKKPFSYIVPLNRFPSTTVVYDMKGNAVKTVNEVPLNEIMPKGFSSVRTGKRDMGWRSDAPATLTFAEALDGGDQSKAADYRDEVFTWEAPFTAAPKSFFKTKQRYDDVTWTNDHYAIVSEGWYDTRNTKSYLIDINNGESKVFDDRNYQDVYSDPGNFNTTKNQYGRYVIDMKGGKAYLIGDGFTKDGQHPFIDEMDVKSLKKKRLYTSNVKNGKEEIIDILNASKGEILTTQQSPSLYPNYFKKNIKSNKAEAVTNFANPFESIKDVYKEVITYKRNDGVTLTGTLYLPANYDRKAKKEKLPLLIWAYPTEYKDKNTAGQNTQNPNDFTFPYYGSFVYWTTKGYAVLDDAAFPIIGEGKTEPNDTFIPQLVANAAAAIDAVDHLGYIDRKKVAVGGHSYGAFMTANLLTHSDLFACGIARSGAYNRTLTPFGFQSEQRNYWDIPEIYNKMSPFMNADKMKTPLLLIHGDADNNPGTFTLQTERYFQALKNLGAPVKMVLLPKEAHGYQAKENIFHLLWEQDQFLEKCLKK; encoded by the coding sequence ATGAAGATAAAACTGACCATCTGCCTTCTGGCATTTCTCAATTTTTACGATGCACAGGAGAATATCACGTACCAAAAGCCATCAGCTGAAATCCTGAAACTGGCAGATTATCAAAGACCGCCAAGTGTTCTGATGAACAGTAAAAAAGATTGGGTGGTCTTCACTTATCGTCCAACATATAAAACACTGGAAGATCTCAGTCAGCAGGAAATGAAACTTGGAGGACTAAGAATTAATCCGGTTACCAATATTTCAAGCAGTACAACATACTCAAATAATCTGAAGATCAGAAAAATCAATGATAAAAATGAGATTCAGGTAAAGAACCTGCCTTCCAACCCGAAAATTACCTATGTTTCATTTTCTCCGGACGAAAAAAAGTTGGCATTTACCAATACAACCGCTAAAGGAGTAGAACTTTGGGTAGTGGATCTGGAAACTGCTTCCGCTAAAAAAATTACGGCTGATAATCTGAATGCTAATTTAGGAATGCCTTATGTTTGGTATAATGACTCTCAAAACTTCCTGATCAGAGCAATTCCGCAAAACAGACCCGCTCTTATAGATGCAAGCAAAGACCTTCCAACGGGTCCGATTGTTTCTACAGCAGACGGTAAAGTTTCTCAGAACAGAACATATCAGGATCTTTTGAAAAATCCTCAGGACGAAAAAAACTTTGAAACTCTTACTGCTTCGGAAATCTACAACGTGGATCTTACAGGTAATCTTAAGAAACTGAAAGATCAGGATATGTACGCCGGATTAAGTTTTTCTCCGGACGGAAATTATCTGATGGCTACAACCATCAAAAAGCCATTTTCTTATATCGTTCCGTTGAACAGATTCCCATCAACAACTGTAGTGTATGACATGAAAGGAAATGCTGTAAAAACAGTAAATGAAGTTCCTTTGAATGAAATCATGCCGAAAGGATTCTCTTCCGTAAGAACCGGAAAAAGAGATATGGGCTGGAGAAGTGATGCTCCTGCAACGCTTACTTTTGCTGAAGCTTTGGATGGCGGAGATCAGTCTAAAGCAGCAGATTACAGAGACGAAGTATTTACATGGGAAGCTCCGTTTACAGCAGCTCCTAAATCTTTCTTCAAAACAAAGCAGAGATATGATGATGTAACCTGGACCAATGATCATTATGCCATTGTTTCTGAAGGCTGGTATGATACAAGAAACACAAAATCTTATCTGATAGACATCAATAACGGAGAATCTAAGGTTTTCGATGATAGAAATTATCAGGATGTTTACAGTGATCCGGGAAATTTCAACACCACGAAAAACCAGTACGGAAGATATGTAATCGATATGAAGGGAGGGAAAGCCTATCTTATCGGAGATGGATTTACCAAAGATGGTCAGCACCCGTTCATTGATGAAATGGATGTAAAATCACTGAAAAAGAAAAGACTTTACACGTCTAACGTAAAGAACGGTAAAGAAGAGATTATTGATATTCTTAACGCTTCAAAGGGGGAAATTCTTACAACTCAGCAGTCGCCGAGTCTTTATCCTAATTACTTCAAAAAGAACATCAAATCTAATAAAGCAGAAGCGGTGACCAACTTTGCAAATCCTTTTGAAAGTATCAAAGACGTTTATAAAGAAGTAATTACTTATAAGAGAAATGATGGAGTTACCTTAACCGGGACCCTTTATCTTCCTGCCAATTATGACAGAAAAGCGAAAAAAGAGAAGCTTCCATTATTAATCTGGGCTTATCCTACAGAATATAAAGATAAAAATACAGCAGGGCAGAATACTCAAAACCCGAACGATTTTACGTTCCCTTACTACGGATCTTTCGTGTATTGGACAACGAAAGGATATGCTGTTCTTGATGATGCCGCTTTCCCAATTATTGGTGAAGGAAAAACAGAACCTAACGATACATTTATTCCGCAATTGGTAGCCAATGCTGCAGCGGCAATTGATGCTGTAGATCATTTAGGGTATATCGACAGAAAGAAAGTAGCTGTAGGTGGGCATTCTTATGGTGCATTTATGACCGCAAATCTTCTGACACATTCTGATCTTTTTGCATGCGGAATTGCAAGAAGTGGAGCTTATAACAGAACTTTAACACCATTCGGGTTCCAAAGCGAGCAGAGAAACTATTGGGATATTCCGGAAATCTATAACAAGATGTCTCCGTTCATGAATGCAGACAAAATGAAGACACCACTTCTTCTGATCCATGGTGATGCAGATAACAACCCGGGAACATTTACTTTGCAGACGGAAAGATACTTCCAGGCATTGAAAAATCTGGGTGCTCCGGTAAAAATGGTTCTTCTTCCAAAAGAAGCCCACGGATATCAGGCTAAAGAAAACATCTTCCACCTTTTATGGGAACAGGACCAGTTCCTTGAAAAGTGTTTGAAGAAATAA
- a CDS encoding HAD family hydrolase, whose amino-acid sequence MNNHITTIAFDADDTLWINEPYFQEAETEFCRLLEDYLPQHSVSQELFTTEMQNLHLYGYGVKGFILCMIETIGRVSNNTASLDLVNKAIQLGQDLLQKPIELLDGVTETLESLKGKYRLVVATKGDLLDQERKLKNSGLQDYFHHIEIMSDKKEHDYKKLLKHLDCQPEHFLMLGNSIKSDILPVLEIGGYAAHIPYHVTWSHEQHDVNLEHPNFMELKSIDEILKHL is encoded by the coding sequence ATGAATAATCATATTACAACGATTGCTTTTGACGCAGATGATACGCTCTGGATCAACGAACCTTACTTTCAGGAAGCGGAGACAGAATTCTGCAGACTTCTTGAAGATTACCTTCCACAACATTCAGTATCACAGGAATTGTTTACAACGGAAATGCAGAATCTTCATTTGTATGGTTACGGAGTGAAAGGATTTATACTTTGTATGATTGAGACTATTGGCAGAGTATCCAATAATACAGCTTCATTAGATTTGGTCAACAAAGCGATACAGCTTGGTCAGGACCTTCTTCAGAAACCTATTGAACTTTTGGATGGCGTTACAGAAACTCTTGAAAGCTTAAAGGGAAAATACAGGCTTGTTGTCGCTACAAAAGGAGATCTTCTGGATCAGGAGCGTAAACTGAAAAATTCAGGATTACAGGATTATTTTCACCACATTGAAATTATGAGTGATAAAAAAGAACATGATTACAAAAAGCTGTTGAAACATCTGGACTGCCAACCTGAACATTTTCTGATGCTCGGAAATTCTATCAAATCGGATATTTTACCGGTATTAGAAATCGGAGGATATGCGGCACATATTCCTTATCATGTGACATGGAGCCATGAACAGCATGATGTTAATCTGGAACATCCAAATTTTATGGAGCTTAAGAGTATTGATGAAATTCTGAAGCATCTTTAA
- a CDS encoding Crp/Fnr family transcriptional regulator, producing MLRTNHTFLNYLDELYTKQNGSGDITIKSFSEGDKILVQDHQPSHVMLIKEGIVKCYFIEENGKEYIVEFLGSGEVIGEVELIKNINCLCSIEALTEVKVYAVKIPAFKALIKNDLVLNNLLLESFAERIINTSSRASYQQLYTVEHTLRQLLQMQSKQNIQISKEDMAAYLGIAVRSLNRILRDLK from the coding sequence ATGTTAAGGACCAATCATACATTTTTAAACTATCTTGATGAGCTGTATACAAAGCAAAATGGTAGTGGTGATATTACAATAAAATCTTTTTCTGAAGGAGATAAAATCTTGGTACAGGATCATCAGCCTTCCCATGTTATGCTGATTAAAGAAGGGATTGTAAAATGTTATTTTATTGAAGAAAATGGGAAGGAATATATCGTAGAATTCCTGGGAAGTGGGGAAGTAATAGGGGAAGTGGAATTAATCAAAAATATAAACTGTCTGTGCAGTATTGAAGCGCTTACGGAAGTTAAGGTGTATGCAGTAAAAATTCCAGCTTTTAAGGCTTTGATTAAAAATGATCTTGTTTTGAATAATCTTCTTTTAGAATCTTTTGCAGAACGGATTATCAATACTTCCAGCAGAGCATCCTATCAACAGTTATATACGGTAGAACATACCTTAAGACAATTATTGCAAATGCAGTCGAAGCAGAATATTCAGATCTCTAAAGAAGATATGGCCGCTTATCTCGGAATTGCAGTGAGAAGTTTAAATAGAATTTTAAGGGATTTGAAATAA
- a CDS encoding GNAT family N-acetyltransferase: METLKFRNAELADLNKIVAIYNSTIASRMVTADMEEVSVESKLKWFEEHNPQTRPLWVVEDEQNETVGWVSFSSFHERAAYNGTVEVSIYLDETCRGKGYGKTILQYCIDNAGKFGVKNLVALIFLHNEPSLKLFRHFGFEDWGSLPNVAILDGVERSLKILGKRID, translated from the coding sequence ATGGAAACATTAAAGTTCAGAAATGCTGAATTGGCAGATTTAAACAAAATCGTAGCCATCTACAACTCAACAATTGCCTCAAGAATGGTAACAGCAGACATGGAAGAAGTCTCTGTAGAAAGTAAGCTAAAATGGTTTGAAGAGCACAATCCTCAGACAAGACCACTTTGGGTAGTTGAAGATGAGCAAAATGAAACTGTTGGTTGGGTGAGTTTCAGTTCATTCCATGAAAGAGCGGCCTACAATGGTACGGTAGAAGTCAGTATTTATCTGGATGAAACCTGTAGAGGAAAAGGATATGGAAAAACCATTCTTCAGTATTGTATTGATAACGCCGGAAAATTTGGAGTAAAAAACCTTGTAGCGCTTATTTTCCTTCATAATGAGCCAAGTTTGAAGCTGTTCAGACACTTTGGATTTGAAGATTGGGGAAGTCTTCCTAATGTGGCTATTCTGGATGGAGTGGAAAGAAGCCTGAAGATTTTAGGAAAGAGGATAGATTAA
- a CDS encoding MATE family efflux transporter gives MNFLNKNYTKECLTLALPVMLTQVGQVSVNLFDNIIVGKLLGADALASVSLGNAVFFSIFVLALGFSFAIPPLVSEAHSKEDHATINSVFSHGFIINMSVGIILMVILLLGMPLLYHSGQPAKIIPDTVSFLSIMVVSMIPFMAFQTLREVSEGLSYTIGVTKATIIANIINIVLNYVFIKGLWGIPPMGVKGSALATLISRVFMVVFLYFVLLKEKRTRRYIKDFSLKIQVFSKKMFDKMVKLGLPTALQMFFEVTAFAGAAFICGLISAHDIASHQIALSMASFTFNLCVGFSVASTVMIGRKLGEQNFVELRKVGINNLKIAFIFMCICGLVFILGRNILPTFFTKKEEIEVISLASKLMIIAALFQLSDGIQVTALGMLRGLQDVKIPSIYTFIAYWVITIPLGYFFCVTLEMGAFGMWIALGLGLTISAVFLVKRFLNMSAKRVKQNS, from the coding sequence ATGAACTTTTTAAACAAAAACTATACGAAAGAATGCCTGACTTTGGCTCTGCCTGTGATGCTAACCCAGGTAGGGCAGGTTTCGGTCAACTTATTCGATAATATTATTGTCGGAAAACTTTTGGGTGCCGATGCACTGGCATCTGTTTCATTGGGGAACGCAGTGTTTTTCTCCATATTTGTATTAGCTCTGGGCTTTTCATTCGCCATTCCGCCATTGGTTTCGGAAGCACACTCGAAAGAGGACCATGCTACAATCAATTCGGTATTCAGCCACGGTTTTATTATTAATATGTCTGTCGGGATTATCCTGATGGTGATTCTTCTTTTAGGAATGCCACTACTCTATCATTCCGGACAGCCGGCCAAGATCATTCCGGATACGGTAAGTTTCCTAAGTATAATGGTGGTCAGCATGATTCCGTTTATGGCATTTCAGACGCTTCGTGAGGTTTCTGAGGGATTATCTTACACGATCGGAGTTACCAAAGCTACTATTATTGCCAATATTATCAATATTGTTTTAAACTATGTTTTCATCAAAGGGCTTTGGGGAATTCCTCCGATGGGCGTAAAAGGATCTGCTTTAGCAACCCTGATTTCCAGAGTTTTCATGGTAGTTTTCCTTTATTTTGTATTGCTTAAAGAAAAAAGAACAAGACGTTATATTAAGGACTTTTCTTTAAAGATCCAGGTTTTCTCAAAGAAAATGTTTGATAAAATGGTAAAATTGGGATTGCCTACTGCTTTACAGATGTTTTTTGAAGTAACAGCTTTCGCCGGAGCTGCATTTATCTGCGGATTGATTTCCGCTCATGATATTGCTTCTCACCAGATCGCTTTAAGTATGGCTTCTTTCACCTTCAACTTGTGTGTTGGGTTCAGTGTGGCTTCTACTGTAATGATCGGAAGAAAGCTTGGAGAGCAAAATTTTGTTGAACTTAGAAAAGTAGGAATCAACAATTTAAAGATTGCTTTTATTTTCATGTGCATCTGCGGATTGGTGTTTATTTTAGGCAGAAATATACTTCCAACATTCTTCACGAAAAAAGAAGAGATTGAAGTGATCAGTCTGGCATCAAAACTGATGATTATTGCAGCTTTATTCCAGCTTTCAGACGGAATTCAGGTAACGGCTTTAGGAATGCTGAGAGGACTACAGGATGTAAAAATTCCATCTATCTACACCTTTATCGCTTACTGGGTCATTACGATTCCTTTGGGCTATTTCTTCTGTGTTACTTTAGAAATGGGAGCATTTGGAATGTGGATCGCACTCGGGCTCGGATTAACTATCTCAGCCGTTTTCCTGGTGAAACGATTCCTGAATATGTCTGCTAAAAGAGTTAAGCAGAATTCATAA
- a CDS encoding sigma-54-dependent transcriptional regulator: MQKILIVEDEKAISGVLHSILSDELTDYEFVIAEDGLEGYKQVEKEDFALVISDIKMPKVSGTELLKQSLALKPETTFIMISGHADIDSAVSCLREGAYDFISKPIDINRLITSVKNALAKETLKKENKNLQTENKTLKRKVSKKYQMIGDSPALQKIQDMIEKVAASDARVLITGPNGAGKELVAHAIHNQSDRARGPMIEVNCAAIPSELIESELFGHVKGSFTGAIKDKQGKFEQANGGTIFLDEIGDMSLIAQAKVLRALQESKVSPVGSDKEIKVDVRVIAATNKNMQKEIEEGKFREDLYHRLSVIEIYVPPLDERKADIKLLVEHFSGMIADEHGTAVKKFDDKAIDALKALSWTGNIRELRNVVERLIILGGNTVSEGDVASFVRK; encoded by the coding sequence ATGCAAAAAATCCTTATAGTAGAAGACGAAAAAGCAATCTCGGGAGTACTTCACAGTATTCTTTCGGATGAACTCACCGATTATGAATTTGTTATCGCCGAAGACGGCCTTGAAGGTTACAAACAGGTAGAAAAAGAAGATTTCGCACTCGTGATTTCTGATATTAAGATGCCTAAAGTTTCAGGAACCGAATTGTTGAAGCAAAGTCTCGCACTAAAACCAGAAACTACTTTTATCATGATCTCAGGCCACGCAGATATTGATTCTGCCGTTTCCTGTTTGAGAGAAGGTGCATACGATTTTATTTCCAAGCCAATTGACATCAACAGATTGATCACAAGTGTGAAAAATGCTTTGGCTAAAGAAACTCTGAAGAAAGAAAATAAAAATCTTCAGACCGAAAACAAAACTTTAAAGAGAAAAGTAAGCAAAAAATATCAGATGATTGGTGATTCTCCTGCTTTGCAGAAGATTCAGGATATGATCGAAAAAGTGGCAGCTTCTGATGCCAGAGTTCTTATTACAGGACCTAACGGTGCCGGAAAAGAATTGGTAGCTCATGCTATACACAACCAAAGTGACCGTGCAAGAGGCCCAATGATTGAGGTAAACTGTGCTGCCATCCCATCTGAACTTATTGAATCTGAACTTTTCGGACACGTAAAAGGATCTTTTACAGGAGCCATTAAAGATAAGCAGGGAAAATTTGAGCAGGCTAACGGGGGTACAATCTTCCTTGACGAGATTGGTGATATGAGTCTTATTGCTCAGGCTAAAGTATTGAGAGCACTTCAGGAAAGCAAGGTTTCTCCTGTGGGAAGTGATAAAGAAATTAAAGTGGACGTAAGAGTAATTGCGGCTACCAATAAAAATATGCAGAAAGAAATTGAGGAAGGGAAATTCAGAGAAGACCTTTACCACAGACTTTCTGTTATTGAAATCTACGTTCCGCCATTGGATGAAAGAAAAGCAGATATCAAATTGTTGGTTGAACATTTTTCAGGTATGATTGCGGATGAGCATGGTACAGCTGTGAAAAAGTTTGACGACAAAGCTATTGATGCTTTAAAAGCGCTTTCATGGACTGGAAATATCAGAGAATTAAGAAACGTTGTTGAGAGGTTGATTATTCTTGGTGGAAACACTGTTTCTGAAGGTGACGTTGCAAGTTTTGTAAGGAAATAA
- a CDS encoding YggS family pyridoxal phosphate-dependent enzyme: MSIKENYNAIKNQLPSHVQLVAVSKTHPVSAVQEVYDLGQKVFGENKVQELLEKVPLLPQDIQWHLIGHLQTNKVKYIAPFIDTIQSVDSEKLLAEINKEAEKNNRTIKVLLQVKIAAEETKFGLEISEVKDLFQQYIEGKFPHVEITGLMGMATFTDDEQQIRKEFLILKGLFNELNQLKTINTLSMGMSDDFPVAIECGANSVRVGSAIFGRRDYSK, from the coding sequence ATGAGTATTAAAGAAAATTATAACGCTATAAAAAACCAGCTGCCATCCCATGTCCAGCTGGTTGCTGTTTCAAAAACACACCCGGTTTCTGCAGTACAGGAAGTGTATGATCTAGGGCAAAAAGTCTTTGGAGAAAATAAGGTCCAGGAACTGCTGGAAAAAGTGCCTCTTCTTCCCCAGGATATCCAATGGCACCTTATTGGCCACTTACAGACCAATAAAGTAAAATACATTGCTCCTTTCATTGACACCATACAAAGTGTAGATTCTGAAAAATTATTAGCAGAAATTAATAAAGAAGCTGAGAAAAACAACAGAACGATTAAAGTTCTTCTTCAGGTAAAAATTGCTGCGGAAGAGACTAAGTTCGGGCTTGAAATTTCTGAAGTGAAAGATCTTTTCCAGCAATATATTGAAGGTAAATTTCCTCATGTAGAAATTACCGGATTAATGGGAATGGCCACTTTTACAGATGATGAGCAACAGATTAGAAAAGAATTTTTAATACTAAAAGGGCTTTTTAATGAATTAAATCAATTAAAAACAATAAATACCCTATCAATGGGAATGAGTGATGATTTTCCTGTAGCTATTGAGTGTGGTGCTAATTCTGTGAGAGTTGGATCTGCCATTTTTGGGAGAAGAGACTATTCAAAATAG
- a CDS encoding polysaccharide deacetylase family protein — MRKIFAGKSKNMTFLGMFALVSASSVLLNSCNFKKEVNDPVVSSQEHPSAEIVPNDMDDESIDPDKRVIYLTFDDGPNQGTENLLKILDKRNVCATAFLVGKHAYGSKRQKDDLLLLKQNPLVELANHSFTHAHNKYTDFYRNADAVVHDFDIAKDSLKLTDKIARTPGRNIWRLNNINVTDIKSSTAAADGLKKAGYKVIGWDLEWRPSQKMTLKGSHEAMIKKVDSIFFNDLEKTSRHLVFLTHDQYLRDADSINELDLFIEKLQKSNKFVFRKISQYPKMNEVLN, encoded by the coding sequence ATGAGAAAAATTTTTGCGGGAAAGTCAAAAAACATGACTTTTCTCGGGATGTTTGCATTGGTGAGTGCATCTTCAGTTTTATTGAACAGCTGTAATTTCAAAAAAGAAGTGAATGACCCCGTCGTCAGTTCACAGGAACATCCTTCCGCAGAAATAGTCCCCAATGATATGGATGATGAAAGCATAGACCCGGATAAAAGAGTGATCTACCTTACCTTCGATGACGGTCCCAACCAGGGAACCGAAAATCTTTTAAAAATCCTTGACAAAAGAAACGTTTGTGCAACCGCTTTTCTGGTGGGTAAACATGCTTATGGAAGTAAAAGACAGAAAGATGATCTACTGCTCCTGAAGCAAAACCCTCTTGTAGAGCTGGCCAACCACAGTTTCACCCATGCCCACAATAAATACACAGATTTTTACAGAAATGCAGACGCTGTAGTACACGATTTTGATATTGCCAAAGACAGCCTTAAGCTTACTGATAAAATTGCCAGAACTCCGGGAAGAAATATCTGGAGGCTCAATAATATTAATGTAACAGATATTAAAAGTTCCACTGCCGCGGCAGACGGTCTTAAAAAAGCCGGCTATAAAGTAATCGGCTGGGATCTTGAATGGAGACCTTCTCAGAAAATGACTTTAAAAGGGAGCCATGAGGCAATGATTAAGAAAGTGGACAGTATTTTCTTTAATGATCTTGAAAAAACATCAAGACACCTTGTGTTCCTTACTCATGATCAATATCTGAGAGATGCAGATTCTATCAATGAACTTGATCTTTTTATTGAAAAGTTACAGAAGAGCAATAAGTTTGTTTTCAGGAAAATTTCTCAATATCCGAAGATGAATGAAGTTTTGAATTAA
- a CDS encoding DUF72 domain-containing protein, giving the protein MKKENLYIGCSGFYNNDWKGSLYPEDANSKDFLSLYSKKFNAVEINSTFYRKPTSKTLLKWYEDTPESFRFFIKIPKSITHQNRLENSKEEISAFCSHIQNSLKDKLSGFLYQLPPSFKNTPENIERIVNNIDHSFLNVIEFRHNSWWQKEIFDLLKDLNTVFSGVSFPGDLPEDIIINHPDILYYRLHGKPILYKSEYSEDFMNELAEKIKTSGKTAYVFFNNTWGTAAIQNSLYLKSFLE; this is encoded by the coding sequence ATGAAAAAAGAAAATCTTTACATAGGTTGTTCAGGATTTTATAATAACGACTGGAAAGGGTCTTTATATCCTGAAGATGCCAACAGTAAAGATTTTCTTTCTTTATATTCAAAAAAATTCAATGCTGTAGAAATCAATTCTACGTTTTATAGAAAACCAACTTCAAAAACATTGTTGAAATGGTACGAAGACACTCCTGAATCATTCAGGTTTTTTATTAAAATCCCAAAATCCATTACCCATCAAAACAGGCTTGAAAATTCCAAAGAAGAAATCTCAGCTTTTTGCAGTCATATTCAAAACAGCTTGAAGGATAAGCTTTCCGGTTTTCTATATCAGCTCCCTCCTTCTTTTAAAAACACTCCGGAAAATATAGAACGCATTGTCAATAATATTGATCACAGTTTTCTGAATGTCATAGAATTCCGTCACAACTCATGGTGGCAAAAAGAAATCTTTGATCTTTTAAAAGATCTTAATACGGTCTTTTCAGGGGTAAGCTTTCCCGGTGATCTTCCTGAAGATATAATTATCAATCATCCGGATATTCTTTATTACAGACTTCATGGCAAGCCCATTCTTTACAAATCTGAATATAGCGAGGATTTTATGAATGAACTTGCGGAAAAAATTAAAACCAGCGGGAAAACGGCTTATGTATTTTTCAATAACACGTGGGGAACTGCTGCCATCCAAAATTCATTATACTTAAAAAGTTTTTTAGAATAA